From a single Flavobacteriales bacterium genomic region:
- the clpB gene encoding ATP-dependent chaperone ClpB, producing the protein MDLNKFTIRSQQAIQQAQTIASGYGQQVLENGHFLKGILEVDADVTPFLLKKLNVNLPSLQQALDRIVQGYPKVTGGQITLSRSAQDALTKALAAMPEFGDEFASVEHLLLGILQSGDTIAQLLKDNGVTKKDLIAAIKELRKGQTVTSQSQEETYNALNKYAKDLNQLAKQNKLDPVIGRDEEIRRVLQILSRRTKNNPILIGEPGVGKTAIAEGIAQRIVSGDIPDDLKNKQVFSLDMGALIAGAKYKGEFEERLKSVVKEVISGEGRIVLFIDEIHTLVGAGGGDGAMDAANILKPALARGELRAIGATTLNEYQKYFEKDKALERRFQKVMVNEPSREDAISILRGLKEKYESHHKVLIKDAAIIAAVELSTRYIADRFLPDKAIDLIDEAASKLRMEINSKPEELDEIDRRVMQLEIEREAIKREKDESQLTDINRELADLSEKRDGMKARWESERGLVENINTAKDKIEQLKFDAAQAERDGDFGKVAEIRYGRMTETEDELAKAKEALAEMQSSSKMIKEEVDVEEIADVVSRWTGVPVSRMLEAERSKLLKLEDELHKRVIGQDDAVRAVSDAVRRNRAGMGDEKRPIGSFIFLGTTGVGKTELAKALSEVLFNDENAMTRIDMSEYQERHAVSRLVGAPPGYVGYDEGGQLTEAVRRKPYSVVLLDEIEKAHPDVWNILLQVLDDGRLTDNKGRVVNFKNTIIIMTSNIGSHIIQENFENLKDKDLEAVVEKTQAEVMDLLRKTVRPEFLNRVDELIMFRPLSKTDVKQIVELQLDQLMKKLEEKDIHLTPSEELVEHIVEGGYDPQFGARPIKRMIQKELLNALSTQIIAGTVETSIPQVIDVFDGKIVFRKPIDEKETRIDGRDENRNGKKLKKA; encoded by the coding sequence ATGGACCTGAACAAATTCACCATACGCTCCCAACAAGCCATACAGCAAGCACAGACCATTGCTAGCGGTTACGGACAGCAAGTGCTCGAGAACGGACACTTCCTGAAAGGTATTCTTGAAGTGGATGCGGACGTTACGCCTTTCCTATTGAAGAAATTGAACGTTAACCTTCCTTCTCTTCAACAAGCGCTGGATCGCATTGTGCAAGGCTACCCTAAAGTAACCGGAGGCCAGATCACCCTGAGCCGATCGGCACAAGATGCCCTAACAAAAGCACTTGCTGCCATGCCCGAATTCGGCGATGAATTCGCAAGCGTGGAACATTTGCTTTTAGGCATATTACAAAGTGGAGATACCATTGCACAATTGCTCAAGGATAACGGTGTAACGAAGAAGGATCTTATTGCAGCTATCAAAGAGCTTCGGAAGGGCCAAACCGTTACGAGCCAAAGTCAAGAAGAGACCTATAACGCGCTGAACAAGTATGCGAAGGATCTCAATCAACTTGCAAAACAAAATAAACTCGATCCGGTCATTGGGCGTGATGAAGAGATCCGCCGCGTGTTGCAGATCCTGAGCAGACGCACAAAGAACAACCCGATCCTGATCGGAGAACCTGGCGTAGGCAAGACCGCGATCGCAGAAGGTATTGCGCAACGTATCGTGAGTGGAGATATTCCAGATGACCTTAAGAACAAGCAAGTATTCAGTTTGGATATGGGCGCGTTGATCGCCGGAGCTAAATACAAAGGAGAGTTCGAAGAACGGTTGAAGTCCGTTGTGAAAGAGGTGATCAGTGGCGAAGGTAGGATCGTGTTGTTCATTGATGAGATCCACACACTCGTTGGAGCAGGTGGTGGCGACGGCGCCATGGATGCCGCGAATATCCTGAAGCCTGCATTGGCCCGAGGAGAATTACGTGCCATTGGTGCAACCACATTGAACGAATACCAAAAGTATTTCGAGAAGGATAAGGCGTTGGAGCGTCGCTTCCAAAAGGTGATGGTGAATGAACCTTCACGCGAAGATGCCATCAGTATACTGCGCGGCTTGAAAGAGAAATACGAGAGCCACCACAAAGTGTTGATCAAGGATGCAGCGATAATTGCCGCTGTGGAGTTGAGTACCCGCTACATCGCTGATCGATTCCTACCCGATAAGGCGATCGACCTGATCGACGAGGCCGCGAGCAAACTGCGCATGGAGATCAATTCCAAACCCGAGGAGTTGGATGAGATCGATCGACGTGTAATGCAATTGGAGATCGAACGTGAAGCGATAAAACGTGAAAAAGATGAATCACAGTTAACGGATATCAACCGTGAACTTGCCGACCTGAGCGAAAAGCGCGATGGCATGAAAGCCCGATGGGAAAGTGAGCGCGGGTTGGTTGAGAATATCAACACGGCAAAAGACAAGATCGAACAACTGAAATTCGATGCTGCCCAAGCTGAACGTGACGGGGATTTTGGTAAAGTCGCCGAGATCCGTTATGGTCGCATGACCGAGACCGAAGATGAATTGGCCAAAGCAAAAGAAGCTCTTGCAGAGATGCAGTCCAGCTCCAAGATGATCAAAGAGGAAGTGGACGTTGAAGAGATCGCTGATGTGGTGAGCCGTTGGACCGGTGTTCCCGTAAGCCGGATGCTCGAAGCCGAACGTTCGAAGCTCTTGAAACTGGAGGACGAGTTGCATAAACGTGTGATCGGTCAGGATGATGCGGTACGCGCCGTAAGCGATGCCGTGCGACGCAACCGTGCCGGTATGGGTGATGAAAAACGCCCGATCGGTTCGTTCATTTTCCTGGGTACTACCGGTGTTGGAAAAACCGAATTGGCGAAAGCGCTGAGCGAAGTACTGTTCAACGACGAGAACGCAATGACGCGGATCGACATGAGCGAGTATCAGGAACGTCACGCGGTAAGCCGCTTGGTAGGTGCGCCTCCGGGCTACGTTGGTTATGACGAAGGTGGCCAGCTCACCGAAGCGGTACGACGTAAACCGTATAGTGTGGTGCTGCTCGACGAGATCGAGAAAGCACATCCGGATGTTTGGAACATCCTTTTGCAAGTGTTGGACGATGGTCGCCTTACGGATAACAAAGGCCGGGTGGTGAACTTCAAGAACACCATCATCATCATGACCAGCAACATCGGATCGCACATCATTCAGGAGAACTTCGAGAACTTGAAAGACAAGGATCTGGAAGCGGTGGTTGAAAAAACGCAAGCCGAAGTGATGGACCTGTTGCGCAAAACGGTGCGTCCGGAATTCCTGAACCGTGTGGATGAACTGATCATGTTCCGCCCGTTGAGCAAAACCGATGTAAAACAGATCGTGGAATTGCAGTTGGACCAACTGATGAAAAAGTTGGAGGAAAAGGATATTCATCTTACTCCGAGCGAAGAGTTGGTCGAGCACATCGTGGAAGGTGGTTACGACCCACAATTCGGGGCACGCCCGATCAAACGGATGATCCAAAAGGAATTGCTGAATGCGCTTTCGACGCAGATCATTGCGGGAACTGTTGAGACCAGTATTCCACAGGTGATAGATGTGTTTGATGGCAAGATCGTGTTCCGGAAGCCGATCGATGAGAAGGAGACCCGGATAGATGGCCGAGATGAGAACCGG
- a CDS encoding RNA polymerase sigma-70 factor, producing MFSEGNWPSTFAPITNIGTYALIASGDRNAFEEAFRMYYAPLCAFAVQYVKDQDVAEDLVQDLFVRIWQDREKINVSTSLKSYLFASVRNRALNAMKVSARMRPLDEQNIGHVADSDRDEAEYTDRSARVLAAIELLPEERRKVFKLSRNEGLKYHEIAARLGISIKTVENQMGKALKTLRAELADLVPAALIGWLIWFFGGQ from the coding sequence ATGTTTTCGGAAGGCAATTGGCCTTCTACATTTGCGCCCATCACGAATATCGGTACATATGCATTGATCGCTTCTGGTGATCGGAATGCTTTTGAGGAAGCGTTCAGAATGTATTACGCGCCACTTTGCGCGTTTGCAGTGCAGTATGTCAAGGATCAGGATGTAGCAGAAGATCTGGTTCAAGACCTCTTCGTCCGCATATGGCAGGATCGCGAGAAGATCAACGTGTCGACATCATTGAAGTCGTATCTATTTGCTTCTGTAAGGAATAGAGCGTTGAATGCAATGAAAGTGAGCGCACGCATGCGGCCCTTGGACGAGCAGAACATCGGTCATGTGGCCGACTCCGATAGGGACGAAGCAGAGTATACAGATCGGTCTGCTCGGGTTCTTGCTGCAATAGAGCTGCTTCCGGAAGAACGCAGAAAGGTGTTCAAACTTAGTCGGAACGAGGGGTTGAAATACCACGAGATCGCAGCACGGTTGGGCATTAGCATAAAGACGGTGGAGAATCAGATGGGCAAGGCTTTGAAGACGTTAAGGGCCGAATTGGCGGACCTGGTGCCAGCCGCATTGATCGGTTGGCTTATCTGGTTTTTTGGAGGGCAATAG
- a CDS encoding FecR domain-containing protein: MNKGPHIDSDLLARYLAGECTHEERLEVEQWADADISNAQELEVLRAIWSDAGTGIRSAVDVHAAWQNVSDRMEVSEGRGRVIPILRSRILLRLLAAAAVVTAVFVGVRSLLTNQTQDLMATTEYLRSTLPDSSHIILSPGSRLSSRMSDVRHIALSGEAYFEVERDTARPFVVETDDVRVTVLGTAFEVSSIDTSNSVLVRVRHGRVQVSTSEDTVILNGDEYARYTKLAHLLERMPAPHSQVWGDRIIQFKEAPLSEVVDQLEVLYHVRIRLANEGLIHCKLTATFDDEPIDYILRVIADTYGFTLTMGSPGSYTLDGDGC; the protein is encoded by the coding sequence GTGAATAAAGGACCACATATCGATAGCGATCTGCTCGCGCGTTACCTCGCTGGGGAATGTACTCATGAGGAACGCCTTGAGGTTGAGCAATGGGCCGATGCGGATATTTCGAATGCTCAAGAGCTCGAGGTATTGCGTGCCATCTGGAGCGATGCCGGGACCGGTATTCGTTCTGCTGTTGATGTGCATGCTGCTTGGCAAAACGTCAGTGATCGCATGGAGGTTTCAGAGGGTAGGGGCCGGGTAATTCCGATCTTACGTTCTAGGATCTTATTGCGTTTGTTGGCTGCCGCTGCTGTGGTTACTGCTGTTTTCGTTGGGGTTCGTTCTCTATTGACCAACCAAACTCAAGATCTCATGGCTACAACGGAATACCTACGGTCCACATTACCCGACAGCAGTCACATAATCTTATCTCCAGGATCTCGTCTTAGTTCGCGCATGAGCGATGTAAGACATATTGCTCTTTCCGGTGAGGCCTATTTTGAGGTTGAACGAGATACTGCAAGGCCCTTCGTGGTGGAGACGGATGACGTAAGGGTCACCGTTCTGGGAACTGCATTCGAAGTGAGTTCGATCGATACGAGCAATAGCGTTCTTGTGCGGGTTCGGCATGGAAGAGTGCAAGTGAGTACATCCGAGGATACGGTCATCCTGAACGGTGATGAATATGCGCGGTATACTAAGTTGGCCCATTTGTTAGAGCGAATGCCAGCACCGCATTCTCAGGTCTGGGGAGACCGGATCATCCAATTCAAGGAAGCGCCACTTTCTGAAGTTGTTGATCAGCTTGAAGTATTATATCATGTGCGTATTCGCTTAGCTAACGAAGGGTTGATACATTGTAAGCTCACGGCAACCTTCGATGACGAGCCTATCGATTATATACTTCGCGTGATCGCCGATACATATGGGTTTACGCTAACAATGGGATCACCAGGGTCATACACATTGGATGGCGATGGCTGCTGA
- a CDS encoding STN domain-containing protein: MVAKDGDFKLSYNSAVVNGDSVVSVNANGTVEEALRTLVGSGFQIKETGEHIILLGSRGDRKRSTISGTIYDADSKRPVLHAYLHEVGGSAMVTTDGSGAFELTVSGDHDRTAILVMRKEYHDTVIYVPKGSAFGQVPMRKRDILERVEPICLYERCQVEDLGVTRLLVPRSELDQAQNITIEEERPWQISLIPNVSTNGPIASAVVNKLSLNILGGYARGLNGLEVGGLANIIGGDVRGMQIAGVTNLVGRNTQGVQIAGGVNHTMRSLEGVQISGLANIVWDTLTGVQISYGVNVVKGGLRGTQISGSCNVATQNVDGMQVSYGVNVTPKDVRKLQIAGTGNYARNVSGAQLAIGVNIARDTVGGGQVGFGGNYARYVTGGQFSFGANIVPRTVSGGQVGFGLNYAGSCTGGQFSFGANIVPGSVMAGQVGFGLNYAGNITGAQFSFGLNAVGGTARGTQVGALNFARKCEGGQVGFLNLSDSLSGFAIGLLSVSLRGYHRFDVITGNVMPLSVQVRTGTKGFHNILGYSPAIEANGRWGFLYGIGTEPRISKNGFMNIDLTAEQIVEQKEWVDAVNIVGRFSLSYGHRIAGPLVISGGAVLNTQFTDWRSAENGLYLSQLSPSVRLFTGGNGATRIYGWIGWKAALGVRF, from the coding sequence TTGGTTGCAAAGGATGGTGATTTCAAGCTGAGTTATAATTCTGCTGTGGTGAATGGCGATAGTGTAGTAAGCGTTAACGCCAACGGTACTGTTGAAGAAGCGCTGAGAACGTTGGTCGGTTCTGGGTTTCAGATAAAGGAAACCGGTGAACACATCATCCTATTAGGCTCACGAGGCGATCGAAAACGATCCACCATAAGCGGTACGATCTACGATGCTGACTCTAAACGGCCAGTTCTGCATGCGTACTTGCATGAAGTAGGTGGAAGTGCCATGGTAACGACTGATGGTTCTGGGGCATTTGAACTGACCGTTTCAGGAGACCATGATCGTACGGCGATCCTGGTAATGCGGAAAGAATATCATGACACCGTTATCTATGTCCCAAAGGGCAGTGCGTTCGGTCAAGTACCAATGCGCAAACGGGACATATTGGAAAGGGTAGAACCGATATGCTTATATGAGCGCTGCCAGGTAGAGGATCTTGGCGTAACGCGCTTATTAGTCCCGCGGTCCGAATTGGATCAAGCGCAGAATATCACCATCGAAGAGGAGCGGCCTTGGCAGATCTCGCTGATACCGAATGTCAGTACTAACGGTCCAATTGCGAGTGCGGTGGTGAATAAGTTATCGCTCAATATTCTTGGTGGTTACGCACGCGGGTTGAACGGGTTGGAGGTAGGAGGTCTTGCGAACATCATAGGAGGGGATGTAAGAGGGATGCAGATCGCTGGAGTAACGAATCTGGTGGGAAGAAATACGCAAGGCGTGCAGATCGCTGGGGGTGTCAATCACACCATGCGGTCGCTGGAGGGTGTGCAGATCTCGGGCCTAGCGAACATCGTATGGGATACCTTAACAGGCGTGCAGATAAGTTACGGTGTCAATGTTGTGAAAGGTGGGTTACGAGGTACACAGATCTCGGGTTCCTGCAACGTGGCTACGCAGAACGTTGATGGCATGCAGGTGTCTTACGGTGTGAACGTAACACCGAAGGACGTGCGAAAATTACAGATCGCTGGTACTGGGAATTATGCCCGAAATGTTTCAGGTGCGCAGCTCGCGATCGGTGTGAACATTGCGCGTGATACGGTCGGTGGTGGTCAGGTGGGCTTCGGTGGGAATTATGCGCGTTATGTAACAGGTGGTCAGTTCAGTTTCGGTGCGAACATTGTACCAAGGACCGTAAGTGGAGGCCAAGTTGGATTCGGTTTGAATTATGCAGGTTCCTGCACGGGTGGTCAGTTCTCTTTCGGTGCCAATATCGTCCCAGGTTCCGTAATGGCTGGCCAAGTTGGATTCGGTTTGAATTATGCGGGAAATATTACGGGAGCGCAGTTCTCATTTGGGTTGAATGCTGTTGGAGGAACAGCAAGAGGAACGCAGGTGGGTGCCTTGAATTTTGCGCGGAAATGTGAGGGTGGTCAGGTCGGCTTTCTCAATCTTAGTGATTCACTTTCGGGGTTCGCGATCGGATTATTGTCGGTTTCATTGAGAGGATATCATCGCTTCGATGTGATCACTGGAAATGTGATGCCACTGAGCGTGCAAGTACGAACGGGCACAAAAGGCTTTCATAATATCTTGGGCTATTCGCCAGCGATCGAGGCTAATGGGCGATGGGGATTCCTTTACGGGATCGGGACGGAACCACGCATTAGCAAGAATGGTTTCATGAACATTGATCTTACGGCCGAACAGATCGTGGAACAAAAGGAATGGGTCGATGCCGTGAATATCGTTGGGCGTTTTTCACTGAGTTACGGACATCGCATTGCTGGTCCTCTGGTGATCAGTGGAGGGGCTGTGCTCAATACGCAATTCACGGATTGGCGTAGTGCGGAGAACGGACTTTATTTGAGCCAATTATCGCCCTCGGTCCGGCTATTCACTGGAGGCAATGGTGCTACGCGCATTTACGGGTGGATAGGTTGGAAAGCAGCATTAGGAGTGCGGTTCTAG